In Carya illinoinensis cultivar Pawnee chromosome 9, C.illinoinensisPawnee_v1, whole genome shotgun sequence, the following are encoded in one genomic region:
- the LOC122276450 gene encoding probable leucine-rich repeat receptor-like protein kinase At1g35710 isoform X1 — protein MNIYSTNRSLLIKMAASSLSISNVPIVAWAIWILLCGNYLDYALHQLVNVAASGSISDLQLEQAKALQETGWWPSSSNISSACDWDGITCNAGGSVTSIDRSYNGFGGQLKLNFSFFPDLVSLNLSGNNLHGHIPLEIGMLKNLTSLYLYSNMLVGPLPTTLVHLTNLEFVYLDENKINGSIPSEIGMLKNLTFLSLSLNMLVGPIPSTIGHLTNLRNLYLDGNKINGSIPPEIWMLKNLTILYLSSNMLVGPIPTTLGHLTNLKRLYLSQNKINGSIPSEIGMLKNLTTLYLDSNMLVDPIPSTIGHLTNLEKLYLDGNKINGSIPPEIGMLKNLIFLSLSSNLLISPIPTTLGHLTNLEYLDLSQNKINGSIPPEIGMLENLTTLYLHSNMLVGPIPFIWDNLTYLEYLDLSINYLTGSIPYHEHNLYWVKHVNLSHNFLSGDIPVALGTAAVGRLLSLDLSYNNLTGHIPPSLIKIKEINLSHNSLKGQIPDGFDKHHKSHTLIGNMDLCGQFKIFPPCPKRKKSIATKIEIFAPITTFLGFCVIGGILFSRCVFKENQLELRKSKNGNIFSIWNYDGHIAYEDIIEATEDFDIRYCIGTGGYGSVYKAKLPSENVVALKKLHQREAENPVFFRSFINEVRVLTEIRHRNIVKLHGFCVHKGCRFLIYEYMERGSLFCVLRNVDEAMELDWSKRVNIIKGTAHALSYMHHECIPSIVHRDISSNNILLNSEFQAFISDFGTAKLLDPDSSNQTLVAGTYGYIAPEFAYTMTVTEKCDVYSFGVVALEVLMGRHPGELLSSLSSSSSQNMMLNEILDQRLPPPNRLIGQDILLVATVAFACLHTQPKSRPTMKCVSQEFLSRKKPNVIPLTTVLLPQLRKQATYMAGSGFAYC, from the exons ATGAACATATATAGTACTAATCGGTCATTACTCATAAAAATGGCCGCCTCCTCCCTTTCCATTTCCAATGTACCGATAGTAGCATGGGCTATCTGGATCCTTTTATGCGGAAACTATTTGGATTATGCACTTCATCAGCTTGTTAATGTTGCAGCATCTGGATCAATATCTGACCTTCAACTTGAACAAGCCAAGGCTTTGCAGGAGACTGGGTGGTGGCCATCCAGTAGCAATATTTCAAGTGCTTGCGACTGGGATGGTATTACTTGCAATGCTGGTGGAAGCGTCACAAGCATCGATAGATCTTATAATGGTTTTGGAGGTCAGTTAAAACTCAACTTCTCTTTCTTCCCAGATTTAGTAAGTCTTAATCTTAGTGGAAACAACCTTCATGGGCATATTCCACTTGAGATAGGGATGTTAAAAAATCTGACCAGTTTATATCTTTATTCAAACATGCTCGTTGGTCCACTCCCTACCACTCTAGTTCATTTAACTAATTTGGAATTTGTCTAccttgatgaaaataaaatcaatggatCCATTCCTTCCGAAATAGGGATGCTGAAAAATCTTACATTTTTATCCCTTTCATTAAATATGCTAGTCGGTCCAATCCCTTCCACAATTGGTCATTTAActaatttgagaaatttatacCTTGATGGAAATAAAATCAATGGATCCATTCCCCCTGAAATATGGATGCTGAAAAATTTGACCATTTTATACCTTTCTTCAAACATGCTCGTCGGTCCAATTCCTACCACTCTGGGTCACTTAACTAATTTGAAACGGTTATACCTTAGTCAGAATAAAATCAATGGATCCATTCCTTCCGAAATAGGGATGCTGAAAAATCTGACTACTTTATACCTTGATTCGAACATGCTCGTCGATCCAATCCCTTCCACAATTGGTCATTTAActaatttggaaaagttgtaccTTGATGGAAATAAAATCAATGGATCCATTCCCCCTGAAATAGGAATGCTGAAAAATCTTATCTTTTTATCCCTTTCTTCGAACTTACTCATCAGTCCAATCCCTACCACTCTGGGTCATTTAACTAATTTGGAATATTTGGACCTtagtcaaaataaaatcaatggatCAATTCCTCCCGAAATAGGGATGCTGGAAAATCTGACCACTTTATACCTTCATTCGAACATGCTTGTCGGTCCAATCCCTTTCATCTGGGATAATTTAACTTATTTGGAATATTTAGACCTTAGTATAAACTACTTAACTGGCAGCATTCCTTATCACGAGCATAACCTTTATTGGGTGAAACATGTTAACCTTAGTCACAACTTTTTAAGCGGAGATATACCTGTTGCACTAGGGACTGCTGCAGTAGGCCGTCTCTTGAGTCTGGATCTTAGCTACAATAATCTTACAGGCCATATCCCCCCTTCtctcattaaaataaaagaaatcaacTTGTCACACAATTCTTTGAAGGGTCAAATTCCAGACGGGTTTGATAAGCATCATAAATCCCACACATTAATTGGCAATATGGATTTATGTggtcaattcaagatttttccTCCATGtcccaaaaggaaaaaatcaatcgcaaccaaaatagaaatttttGCTCCCATCACCACTTTCCTCGGATTCTGTGTTATTGGGGGTATTCTCTTTTCTCGTTGTGTGTTCAAAGAAAATCAACTTGAGTTAAGAAAATCTAAGAATGGAAACATATTCTCGATATGGAATTATGACGGACATATTGCATATGAAGACATCATTGAAGCAACCGAGGATTTTGACATCAGATATTGCATTGGAACTGGTGGTTATGGTAGCGTTTACAAAGCAAAATTACCAAGCGAAAATGTGGTTGCCTTAAAGAAACTTCATCAAAGAGAGGCTGAGAATCCAGTTTTCTTTAGGAGTTTTATAAATGAGGTGAGGGTGTTAACAGAGATTCGACATCGAAATATTGTGAAACTGCATGGGTTCTGTGTACATAAAGGATgcagatttttaatttatgagtACATGGAAAGGGGAAGCCTATTTTGTGTCCTAAGAAATGTTGATGAAGCTATGGAACTCGATTGGAGCAAGAGGGTAAACATCATCAAGGGCACAGCACACGCCTTATCTTACATGCATCATGAATGCATCCCATCAATTGTTCATAGAGATATATCATCCAACAACATTTTGCTGAACTCCGAGTTCCAAGCTTTTATTTCTGACTTTGGAACAGCTAAACTCCTTGATCCTGACTCCTCCAATCAAACATTGGTTGCTGGCACTTATGGTTATATTGCTCCAG AGTTTGCATACACAATGACAGTTACTGAAAAATGTGATGTATATAGCTTTGGAGTGGTGGCACTAGAAGTACTAATGGGAAGGCATCCAGGAGAACTCTTAtcctcattatcatcatcatcatctcaaaACATGATGCTAAATGAAATATTAGACCAGCGCTTGCCACCTCCAAATCGTCTAATTGGACAGGATATTTTGCTCGTTGCTACAGTAGCATTTGCATGCCTTCACACTCAGCCAAAGTCTCGGCCTACAATGAAATGTGTGtcacaagaatttctctctcgTAAAAAGCCGAATGTCATACCCTTGACTACGGTTTTACTCCCGCAATTGAGGAAACAAGCAACATATATGGCTGGATCAGGATTTGCTTATTGTTAG
- the LOC122276450 gene encoding MDIS1-interacting receptor like kinase 2-like isoform X2 translates to MLKNLTSLYLYSNMLVGPLPTTLVHLTNLEFVYLDENKINGSIPSEIGMLKNLTFLSLSLNMLVGPIPSTIGHLTNLRNLYLDGNKINGSIPPEIWMLKNLTILYLSSNMLVGPIPTTLGHLTNLKRLYLSQNKINGSIPSEIGMLKNLTTLYLDSNMLVDPIPSTIGHLTNLEKLYLDGNKINGSIPPEIGMLKNLIFLSLSSNLLISPIPTTLGHLTNLEYLDLSQNKINGSIPPEIGMLENLTTLYLHSNMLVGPIPFIWDNLTYLEYLDLSINYLTGSIPYHEHNLYWVKHVNLSHNFLSGDIPVALGTAAVGRLLSLDLSYNNLTGHIPPSLIKIKEINLSHNSLKGQIPDGFDKHHKSHTLIGNMDLCGQFKIFPPCPKRKKSIATKIEIFAPITTFLGFCVIGGILFSRCVFKENQLELRKSKNGNIFSIWNYDGHIAYEDIIEATEDFDIRYCIGTGGYGSVYKAKLPSENVVALKKLHQREAENPVFFRSFINEVRVLTEIRHRNIVKLHGFCVHKGCRFLIYEYMERGSLFCVLRNVDEAMELDWSKRVNIIKGTAHALSYMHHECIPSIVHRDISSNNILLNSEFQAFISDFGTAKLLDPDSSNQTLVAGTYGYIAPEFAYTMTVTEKCDVYSFGVVALEVLMGRHPGELLSSLSSSSSQNMMLNEILDQRLPPPNRLIGQDILLVATVAFACLHTQPKSRPTMKCVSQEFLSRKKPNVIPLTTVLLPQLRKQATYMAGSGFAYC, encoded by the exons ATGTTAAAAAATCTGACCAGTTTATATCTTTATTCAAACATGCTCGTTGGTCCACTCCCTACCACTCTAGTTCATTTAACTAATTTGGAATTTGTCTAccttgatgaaaataaaatcaatggatCCATTCCTTCCGAAATAGGGATGCTGAAAAATCTTACATTTTTATCCCTTTCATTAAATATGCTAGTCGGTCCAATCCCTTCCACAATTGGTCATTTAActaatttgagaaatttatacCTTGATGGAAATAAAATCAATGGATCCATTCCCCCTGAAATATGGATGCTGAAAAATTTGACCATTTTATACCTTTCTTCAAACATGCTCGTCGGTCCAATTCCTACCACTCTGGGTCACTTAACTAATTTGAAACGGTTATACCTTAGTCAGAATAAAATCAATGGATCCATTCCTTCCGAAATAGGGATGCTGAAAAATCTGACTACTTTATACCTTGATTCGAACATGCTCGTCGATCCAATCCCTTCCACAATTGGTCATTTAActaatttggaaaagttgtaccTTGATGGAAATAAAATCAATGGATCCATTCCCCCTGAAATAGGAATGCTGAAAAATCTTATCTTTTTATCCCTTTCTTCGAACTTACTCATCAGTCCAATCCCTACCACTCTGGGTCATTTAACTAATTTGGAATATTTGGACCTtagtcaaaataaaatcaatggatCAATTCCTCCCGAAATAGGGATGCTGGAAAATCTGACCACTTTATACCTTCATTCGAACATGCTTGTCGGTCCAATCCCTTTCATCTGGGATAATTTAACTTATTTGGAATATTTAGACCTTAGTATAAACTACTTAACTGGCAGCATTCCTTATCACGAGCATAACCTTTATTGGGTGAAACATGTTAACCTTAGTCACAACTTTTTAAGCGGAGATATACCTGTTGCACTAGGGACTGCTGCAGTAGGCCGTCTCTTGAGTCTGGATCTTAGCTACAATAATCTTACAGGCCATATCCCCCCTTCtctcattaaaataaaagaaatcaacTTGTCACACAATTCTTTGAAGGGTCAAATTCCAGACGGGTTTGATAAGCATCATAAATCCCACACATTAATTGGCAATATGGATTTATGTggtcaattcaagatttttccTCCATGtcccaaaaggaaaaaatcaatcgcaaccaaaatagaaatttttGCTCCCATCACCACTTTCCTCGGATTCTGTGTTATTGGGGGTATTCTCTTTTCTCGTTGTGTGTTCAAAGAAAATCAACTTGAGTTAAGAAAATCTAAGAATGGAAACATATTCTCGATATGGAATTATGACGGACATATTGCATATGAAGACATCATTGAAGCAACCGAGGATTTTGACATCAGATATTGCATTGGAACTGGTGGTTATGGTAGCGTTTACAAAGCAAAATTACCAAGCGAAAATGTGGTTGCCTTAAAGAAACTTCATCAAAGAGAGGCTGAGAATCCAGTTTTCTTTAGGAGTTTTATAAATGAGGTGAGGGTGTTAACAGAGATTCGACATCGAAATATTGTGAAACTGCATGGGTTCTGTGTACATAAAGGATgcagatttttaatttatgagtACATGGAAAGGGGAAGCCTATTTTGTGTCCTAAGAAATGTTGATGAAGCTATGGAACTCGATTGGAGCAAGAGGGTAAACATCATCAAGGGCACAGCACACGCCTTATCTTACATGCATCATGAATGCATCCCATCAATTGTTCATAGAGATATATCATCCAACAACATTTTGCTGAACTCCGAGTTCCAAGCTTTTATTTCTGACTTTGGAACAGCTAAACTCCTTGATCCTGACTCCTCCAATCAAACATTGGTTGCTGGCACTTATGGTTATATTGCTCCAG AGTTTGCATACACAATGACAGTTACTGAAAAATGTGATGTATATAGCTTTGGAGTGGTGGCACTAGAAGTACTAATGGGAAGGCATCCAGGAGAACTCTTAtcctcattatcatcatcatcatctcaaaACATGATGCTAAATGAAATATTAGACCAGCGCTTGCCACCTCCAAATCGTCTAATTGGACAGGATATTTTGCTCGTTGCTACAGTAGCATTTGCATGCCTTCACACTCAGCCAAAGTCTCGGCCTACAATGAAATGTGTGtcacaagaatttctctctcgTAAAAAGCCGAATGTCATACCCTTGACTACGGTTTTACTCCCGCAATTGAGGAAACAAGCAACATATATGGCTGGATCAGGATTTGCTTATTGTTAG
- the LOC122276451 gene encoding uncharacterized protein LOC122276451, with translation MLMVVRLVTQGCLAGEVLFGMRRVRYLEGFAHCYGQATNTIAKCRAFLLFHPVLDLHFDRQRISTQSAAGYPPSLLSMSTISSSSATTYYSTENEASHSLCRALQRRHRQRCPRFIM, from the exons ATGTTGATGGTGGTTCGCTTGGTAACCCAGGGATGTCTGGCAGGGGAGGTATTGTTCGGAATGCGCAGGGTCAGGTACTTGGAGGGTTTTGCTCATTGCTATGGACAAGCTACCAACACAATTGCTAAATGCCGAGCCTTTCTACTCTTCCATCCTGTTCTAG ATCTACATTTCGACCGGCAGAGAATCTCTACTCAAT CGGCAGCTGGATATCCACCGTCACTATTGTCGATGTCCACCATCTCATCCAGTTCTGCAACGACGTATTACTCAACTGAGAATGAGGCTTCTCATAGCCTATGTCGAGCTTTGCAACGACGCCACCGTCAACGATGTCCAAGATTCATCATGTGA
- the LOC122277056 gene encoding methylmalonate-semialdehyde dehydrogenase [acylating], mitochondrial-like — translation MSYQFYDQEGERHPSTKLKEAWRVAGAHGDVFSGKEVIELACGMGTLQMGENISKVLNGIVSYNLRRSLGVCAKICSFKFSAIIPLWMFPIAVTGGSTSVLKLSEKELAMEADLANGVISILLMLIMMVTISECYRLLVLIHIYARALAKGKHVQTIIEAKNHAIDMPDANRVDAIVKSIPIRFCIWVSSL, via the coding sequence ATGAGTTATCAATTCTATGACCAGGAAGGGGAGCGACATCCTAGCACCAAACTTAAGGAGGCTTGGAGAGTTGCTGGTGCTCACGGAGATGTGTTTAGTGGGAAAGAGGTGATTGAACTTGCTTGTGGAATGGGAACTCTGCAAATGGGAGAAAATATTTCCAAAGTATTAAATGGAATTGTTTCTTACAATCTTAGACGGTCGCTTGGTGTATGTGCTAAGATTTGTTCCTTCAAATTTTCAGCCATAATTCCCCTATGGATGTTCCCAATCGCAGTTACAGGTGGGAGTACATCTGTACTAAAGCTATCTGAAAAAGAGTTGGCAATGGAAGCTGATTTGGCTAATGGTGTCATAAGTATATTGTTAATGCTAATTATGATGGTGACGATATCAGAGTGTTATCGTTTGTTGGTTCTAATTCACATATATGCAAGAGCATTGGCCAAAGGGAAGCACGTTCAAACTATCATTGAGGCCAAAAATCATGCAATTGACATGCCTGATGCTAACCGCGTGGATGCTATTGTTAAGAGCATCCCCATTCGGTTCTGCATATGGGTTTCTTCCCTATAA